The DNA window AGTAGAGTTGGTTGGATTCTGCACTGAAACACAGAAGAAATTGGTGCAGTTTGATAAAAGATATATCCAGGCAGACATCACTGAAAGTTTAATCTGCTACGAATATTTACCTAACGGGAGCCTTCAAGCGAATCTATTTGGTATGCAATACATTATCCAACATATTTTGCATTTCTAATCTATTCCTTGATGTTTCATTCCAAATTGGTGCTAACTAGGAAATCACTTCTCTAAATTGTTTAGAGTTTCGACGCCCCGCCTAGTTTCTGTGATGTATGTTTACATTTTTTACCTTTCAGATTATTTATCTTCTTTACACCTATATGCAGATACCAAAGCATCAGCTAAACAGGAAATCAATTGGGACACACGCTTCAAAATAATCAAGGGGATTTGCCAGGGATTGTTTTTCCTACACAAGTTGGATATTCCCATAGTCCATATGGATTTGAAGCCTGAAAATATATTGTTGGGTGTAGATATGGTGCCAAAGATCGCAGACTTTGCACTATCAAGAGTCTTTGGCCAAGAACAAACCCGATTATGCACACAAACAGTTGTGGGATCTTAGTAAGCTAATCTGAAATTTCATAACATTAGTTTATTCCTTACATAATTTTCAAATTCTCCTTTTGCCACTCCAGTTCTGCCTATTTATTTATTTAACTTCCAATTTTAATGTCATCCAGTGGCTACATGGCTCCAGAATATCTTTACAGAGGTGAAATCTCGGCCCAGTCAGACATATATAGTTTAGGCCTATTGATAATCGAGATCACCACAGGAGAGCAGAATCCTCGTGAACAACCGTCTGCAAGAAATTTTGTTGATAAAGTAGGAGGAGATTTTACTTTTTTATTTGGAATTGAAATGAATGTATATGTTGTACATTCAGTTTATATATCATGACCAAGAATCTTGACTCCACTTCTACAGGTACGTAAAG is part of the Triticum aestivum cultivar Chinese Spring unplaced genomic scaffold, IWGSC CS RefSeq v2.1 scaffold65860, whole genome shotgun sequence genome and encodes:
- the LOC123176726 gene encoding cysteine-rich receptor-like protein kinase 6, which codes for MATGSKIKESKQSPELPKQLPIDFLKKITNNFAEDRIISEGPFGTLYKGIVPDDDKVIAVKKLQDNAPMSADKTFSKEVQNIMALKHVNIVELVGFCTETQKKLVQFDKRYIQADITESLICYEYLPNGSLQANLFDTKASAKQEINWDTRFKIIKGICQGLFFLHKLDIPIVHMDLKPENILLGVDMVPKIADFALSRVFGQEQTRLCTQTVVGSYGYMAPEYLYRGEISAQSDIYSLGLLIIEITTGEQNPREQPSARNFVDKVRKDWTLQHITSHSKYASLDSGSLQEVKTCIEIGIRCVEIDRRNRPPIEEIVGTLEGLRPS